Proteins co-encoded in one Dasypus novemcinctus isolate mDasNov1 chromosome 18, mDasNov1.1.hap2, whole genome shotgun sequence genomic window:
- the LOC139436820 gene encoding endogenous retrovirus group K member 10 Pro protein-like, which produces MWTVPVSLEKPLRSFKINNRWYQGTLDSGAEVSCFPAHYATQWAVQDGPSVVGATGTSPSLRASLPIEWEDSEGRHSTFKPLFLTTIDQILWGRDVLAACGAVITTQPPNNLRHCSFNTSCTHSSAMGY; this is translated from the coding sequence ATGTGGACCGTGCCCGTCTCCCTCGAGAAGCCACTCCGAAGCTTTAAAATTAACAACCGCTGGTACCAAGGCACGCTCGATTCTGGGGCTGAGGTATCCTGTTTCCCTGCCCACTATGCCACCCAATGGGCAGTCCAAGACGGGCCTTCGGTGGTCGGGGCCACTGGCACGTCCCCCTCTCTCCGAGCCTCTCTCCCTATAGAATGGGAAGATTCCGAGGGACGCCACAGTACCTTTAAACCGCTATTCCTGACCACCATTGACCAAATACTATGGGGCCGAGATGTCCTAGCGGCCTGCGGAGCTGTCATCACCACGCAGCCCCCCAATAACTTGCGCCACTGCTCGTTTAACACCTCCTGCACCcactcctctgcaatgggatactga